The genomic stretch TGTGGGGTTAGACTGCGTACATCTGACTAAACCGTTGAAAAACATGGTTGATAATTTAGGCCTGGCAAACGGGTTAAttaggtcgggtcaattcgggtttgcAAGAATTCGGGTGGggtcaggtcattttcgggtgAGTTGTTTTCAAGTTATTTGGGGATAATGGTCAGTTTACGATAATAAACATTCAGGTCGGGTCTACTTGGGTTTCAGGAAGATTAGGGTCGGCTTAGTTGATATCCAGGTTTCCCTCAACCCACTTGAGTACTTGACCGTGATTCATTAAGGCGTAAGCTCAAAGCTAGGTCCTAAATCAATGGTTTTACCCATTTCGGGAGAAGTTTCACACAAACGGAAAGATTAAATCAGGCAAAGATATCCAAGTTTCTGCTCAAATTAAGCAATAAAGGGTAATGAAGGTGTTAATATACGGAGTACAAGTTTACGATACGACCCTACTTGCCTTGCTTAATGAAGATACAATGGACCTAAAACATTTATGTGTGTAGGTCATGGTACTAAAGAGACTACAAACCAGAGGAAGTAAATGTCAGCTATAAACCAGCATTTTCTACTGAATGCAGGATATTTCTAAATTTTGAAAGAGTGATTATACAAAGATGGGTCACAAATATGGAGTTTAGGTAGAGACATTGATACTTTTCCGTCGTCGAAAAAGACTTGTGAAGTTATGATACATAGCTGACAAAATCACAAGCAATGATCTAAATGTTAGAAAAAGATCAAGTCCTCTTTGCATTCTTTTCTTGTTTTACTAGAGAAGCTGGTTGATGCAGGACCATTCTAATTTGAAAACAACAAATTCGGCAAACTAATTCTCTATCGATATCGTATAGGATTTATAACTAAATAGAGACGGTCCTAGCTCTTTTATATGGCTATCTAATCACCTGATCTTAAACAAGTAAACTACCTGACCCGCAAGTGAAACTACCCAGTAATACACTCAAGACAGATCTAAACCTGAAATGACATGTCGCCTACGCAACCTAAAAGTAGTAGAATTTCGGTAGGAAATTACCTAACAGAATACACAACTGAACAATAAACGAGCCTACATTCAAATATCACCCAAAAAAGATGATCAAGTAAGACGTTAAAAGACGAAAAGCATACAATTCTAGCATAACATGGTTCATAGTAGAAACTTAGGAAATACAATTGCGGTTCTAGCAAAGTTCAAATCAAGAAGCGCATCTAAACAAGAATAGAACATAGGAAAATAGCTACAACATGGAAACAACTGATCACTGTGACGAGAAATTTCCACTTAATGGTAAAAGATTAACCTGAATGTCGTTCATCAGATAAATCCTCCCATAGAATAAAAGCGCCATTGATTTTGAGTAACCGAAAACTCTCTTCTTCGAATACAATTGACTGTACCATTGAAACTGCAACCAACCCTGCAATACCTAAAAAAGAACAGAAGTCAAAACGGATAAACCCATGAAAACCTAGTATGAGACCGTCTCACATGCGACATTGACCCAAGTTGTTATGGACTGTTAACCTTGGATAACAGAAGTTTCACCTGTAGACGTTAAAGCAGGTAGACAGGGAGAGTCTTCAGAGAACTTGGTATCAATGGCGAGAACCAGAGGACACAGATGATGGCTTAAGATCGCCACTGTGTTCCTCCTCGCCCTGAATCCGAGTAGGAAAGTGATACCCTGAGAAACCACCCGAGGAAAATCCAAGGCCCGAATAGCCTTGTGGGTGGATTGGAATCGCTTGAAGATGCTCATTTGTTGTAGCGATTGAAGGGTCACTGATCCAAGCACGGATCGAGGGTATGTTACTGGACTGAAGGGGTCCCCTCTGAGTAAAATACTGGCTTTGCTGGCCACCAAACAACGGCTGCAACAACGGGGGTTGATTAAACATAAACCCACCACCTGCATCACCACCGCCACTAACAACCGTACCTACTCCAACACCACCACTACTATTGTGATGGTGTTGGTCAATACTGTTGTTATGGTTATGGTTATGGTTCTGGTTTTGCCAGCCAGCCACCAGCCTATGAAGCCGCCCGAGTTCTGGGCTGGGCTGATGCTGGCTCTCAGCCCAGCCCACATTTGGGTTTCCGTACCCAACTGGGGCAGCTCCAGCAAACACTGCATTCTGATGCTCATTATGTGAATGCATCATAATCGGATCCTGAACCTGAAATGACTGCAGTGACAGTCTCAGGTCCTGACTCTGCCTACTACCACCATCTCCACttccaccaccacctccacctccacctccaccaccgTGATTATAATCCTGAAACTGCATTTGTGGCCGGGTAGAAGCCGCACTCACACCACCACCCATCGGAAAAAACGACTTAATAGTATCAGCAATAGCATCAGAATCCAAAGAAGGAGGCAACAAACTAACCCCAGAACCATCTGCATTGCCATACAACTGCTGTTGCTCACCCCCTCCCTCTTCCTCACGCAATTCCGCCGCCTTAACCTCACTAGAACCCTTCCCTCTCCTTCGAGTGGTGCTCAACATATTCATACTACTAGGACTCCAAGCAGGCAACTGCTCAAGCTCATCAATAGACGCTTTCGCTTTCTTAATCAACCAATCAACAGCTTTACTAGGCCTATCATAACCAAGTCTATCTTGCACATCATAAAACTGTATAGCAGTATGAGCAGCAAGCCTAACCCTCCTATCCCTCGGCCCTTTCGCGGTACACACCTTACTATGCCTATCCTTTCGGCCCGTGGCTCGAACAATATGCCCACCTTGTACCTCAACAATCTCACCCATCCCAGCCCTCCTTAAGGCAGTCCTAGCTGATACCTCCCCGGTCCCCGCCCCCGCCCCATCTATTTCCCCAGTACTTTTCATTGCGGCATTTCGTCGAACACCTGGTGTGCACTCCGAAGAAGACCCTAAACAAGCTCTCTTCTTCAAATTTTCAGAAACGGGTTCGTAATTTTGTGTCCCAAATTGCGAATAAAGCTCTCTAAACTGATGCCCACTTTCTTGTTCTAagtaaaaattatgagtttggTAAGAATTATCATCATAATGTGGTGAAAATTCTCTAGTTTCACCACCATCAACATCATCTTCATCTACATTTTTACTGCAATTTTGATGGTGAAACTGAAGATGTTGATTTTTTTGAGAATCCagtttttttggactttttaagACCCAAATTTTGCAACTTTTTTATcaattttaaattaattttactACAATTTAAATTCAAACACACTAATAACAAGCATAAAATTGATAAAATTGATAAAAATACAAACTTTATGAAGAAGAAATTGCTGGTAATTAAAAATCTCTGAATTACTAATTTTTTCACTTTTTTGCTGCAAAAACTGATTTTTTTTCTGCAAAATTTCTGGGTATCTGCCATGCAATTCTACCATTACTACCATACCCATTAATTATTATCAACTTAATTGTGTTTTTTTGGTGAatttggaaaccctaatttgagCTAAACTAACCCATAATTGTAATTGGAAAACCTAATTTGTGTGGAAATttggggttgattttgtggtttttggggtttttgagaGCAGGAGACAAAAACAGGAGGACAGGGGGGAACAGACTTTTGGTGGTGATAGGACCTTCTTTCTTGATGTACAACAAGATGTAATGGAACAGTAATAGATGAGGGGTATAATAGTCATTTCAAAAATCGATGGCCAATACTTGAAAtgacgattataccctttcgatAAATTTTCATTTTAGACGGATCCGTTTGAAATGAAGACGAGAAAATATCGCCATTTAACCCATTTTGTAATAAAAAAAAAGTGGCCATTTAATAACAAAAATATTGCAGCTAAAATTAAACGCATTTTATTAGAAAATTGTTCTAGTAAagttttttttatcaaaaatggTTACATGTTATCGTAATGGGACATTTTCTCCGTCTTAATTTCAGACGGAAAATACCCATCTTAAGGGAGACTAGTTGATAACCCTTATACTAAAATGTCATCAGTCGGTCTTTTCTAAAGTGAACTGTAGACAccgaaattttatattttggtatCTATTTATTTTAACAAAATCTTTAGTATTTAGAGATAATTATCAATAAATATTGTGATAATATCTTAGATATTTTAGAAATCTTTATCTTGCCCTCTAAACCAGCTACAACTATAAATACAGCTACAATCTCTAGGGTTTGAAGGGGAATAGATAGGGGAATAGATGGATTAAGTCTCAAACGACCCCGTCTtcctactaccaaattgtaggtagGATGAAATAAGTCACAAAAAGACCCCATCTTTTCTCCCTACGAGATTAAGTCGATAAGACCCTCGTAGCCctatcaaaaccctaaatcccttaAAGATGGAATCAAGAGAGTTACGAAAATTGTAACCttcaatctttcaataataaaacttttgtttgttttccatattattttgttCCTCTATTGTTTATCGCAGGTACAAATTTTTATGGTTAACAAATTGGCACGCCCAGTGGGACGATTTTCGCTCTTCATCTCCATTCTCCAAGGGTCAAATTCAGTAGCAGATTCGGGACTAAGTTGCAACCGACAtcaaagtctctacaaccagtcTCGAGGGGGCATTTGTAGACACTgaaattttatattttggtatCTATTTATTTTAACAAAATCTTTAGTATTTAGAGATAATTATCAATAAATATTGTGAtaatattgttccgggtgtaattccagagcaagtattgttaccacccgcggcttgtagaatgatgtctcgagttggattcctcacgtctctatcgttcctctcggcctctcctgcaacaatgaacgaaggcgagggggcttggctttgtgccaagcgtactcactccgacgctcaagtcagtgaacttagagagataagttgcgTGTTACTTGGctgagtatattgtagagagataaggaagatattaccagatgaatagtgattcttaggttaattgtcgatcctttcctcaatgagggttgaggagtatttatagactttcaccttttgtcacgtagtggccaagtggccaagtggctaacaGGTGGAAaaaccgttctaccctcggccgatggacccatggtaggccggccgaggggtcttggatatgagtacgcggatacgtGCCCCGGCTGactagttgcctggccgagacccaagtgacaggccgacaggtggcgtcggctaggctgtccaaggtgttgacttgctttggatatatttggccttgctcaatatgttgactcggtcagcgggtgcagaatatgccccatcaaatatCTTAGATATTTTAGAAATCTTTATCTTTCCCTCTAAACCAGCTACAACTATAAATACAGCTACAATCTCTAGGGTTTGAAGGGGAATAGATAGGGGAATAGATGGATTAAGTCTCAAACGACCCCGTCTtcctactaccaaattgtaggtagGATGTAATAAGTCACAAAAAGACCTCATCTTTTCTCCCTGCGAGATTAAGTCGATAAGACCCTCGTAGCCctatcaaaaccctaaatcccttagggtgtgtttggattgagtgatttgaagggaaaagaaagggagagggAGTAAGGAATTTAAAATCCCTTATTTGGATaacaaatgagggtggagggaaatggagggggagagatttggagggatcaaATTTTCCTCCTTCAAGcttaatcaaaatctctccaaaacaggcaagatttggagggaaattatatccaaacacccacaccccattcccctcccccttcccttctctccctttcccttctctcctcccccttaccctccctttccctccactattgctatccaaacacacccttagagaTGGAATCAAGAGAGTTACGAAAATTGTAACCttcaatctttcaataataaaacttttgtttgttttccatattattttgttCATCTATTGTTTATCGCAGGTACGATTTTTTATGGTTAACATGAACACTCGACGATCTTTGACATAGTCATGATGAACAATTGGGGACGAACGAAGTAATGTTGTTATAAGGAAAATTCGAAATAGTCTTGAAAATTTACTAAAATTTTTGAAGTATAGTATTGACTTTTGATAGGGCGAATATTCCTTCCTTTTACCTCCATCACTGAAAATAGGCATATCCGTgttataatatactccctccattcaactccactttgcaactttcTATTTTGCGCACTATttacaagcggacattcaacttcaattttctctcgatacataagtgaaaatatattcatgtgagatcttatttgattcgtctttaagagtacatttaaaatatctaacttttataatttttgcaaataagcagctaatgatatttatcgtgtaaaaactgcgttgacaaacgtgataaaagaaacttgtaaagtgaagttgaatggagggagtaattataTTAATACCGGTTATTAAAAATAGGTGCTCCGGTTATTAAAAATAGGTGCTTGTAGGGTTTTCTGGACCATAAAAAGAGTCCTTAGGCCCGCGTAGGGTGTTCAGTGCAACTCCATAAAATTCAGTGTAGTTTAACTacatttagtttagttcaactctATTTTATCTCATATTctcgacctaaacaaagccttcGTAAAATTAGCTAATTTAAATGCGTTCCTAATTATATCTAACTAACATAACTAAAGTCGCGTGATGATTGAGAGATTTGGAACCGTGAATAAACAAGCGGCCCTAAAGAtaaatttaaagaaaaaaaaaactttagttCAAGACAATGACCTATCTCGACATGAGTCACATCTACGAAAAAAAATAAAACGAACCTACATAAATCAATTTCTTGTAAGGAATTTTCATTTAAGACATAGATATCCGTCATAAGCTTAACAAGAGTCGAATATGCTCATGTaaaataaaaaagacaaaaacaaaatgtATAGAAAAATGCAAAAGTATTG from Silene latifolia isolate original U9 population chromosome 5, ASM4854445v1, whole genome shotgun sequence encodes the following:
- the LOC141656345 gene encoding transcription factor TCP3-like is translated as MKSTGEIDGAGAGTGEVSARTALRRAGMGEIVEVQGGHIVRATGRKDRHSKVCTAKGPRDRRVRLAAHTAIQFYDVQDRLGYDRPSKAVDWLIKKAKASIDELEQLPAWSPSSMNMLSTTRRRGKGSSEVKAAELREEEGGGEQQQLYGNADGSGVSLLPPSLDSDAIADTIKSFFPMGGGVSAASTRPQMQFQDYNHGGGGGGGGGGGSGDGGSRQSQDLRLSLQSFQVQDPIMMHSHNEHQNAVFAGAAPVGYGNPNVGWAESQHQPSPELGRLHRLVAGWQNQNHNHNHNNSIDQHHHNSSGGVGVGTVVSGGGDAGGGFMFNQPPLLQPLFGGQQSQYFTQRGPLQSSNIPSIRAWISDPSIATTNEHLQAIPIHPQGYSGLGFSSGGFSGYHFPTRIQGEEEHSGDLKPSSVSSGSRH